A single window of Stigmatopora nigra isolate UIUO_SnigA chromosome 22, RoL_Snig_1.1, whole genome shotgun sequence DNA harbors:
- the LOC144215484 gene encoding uncharacterized protein LOC144215484 isoform X1, translating to MGQTQEKLEGEQTIADGLEDAHPNCCQSDTSADDVMKARSACEEKAGNIEEKGNTLETDAEKLTDNLVLKSPLINKYINLWARGFSADEVNQGNGIEDGEEGGRAATLLPPSKKQKASVTTEERAQIYSQFDTNQIEEKSTEKEFEDSSNMEDQGEGSQNQHEFYGNSGSTWDSNSLPLRVDKYETNNTLSPASATEPGLILDKLLRRNRKDICPALEKIKDMESDDMDMELDLPTCGATATVISTEERNMAEYLTRSILSSSTIKATQGDFEVAGPAAHVNKKSKISKSDEVTKSTKALSSKTITPNLVALNSLECNTLHERESCEVTCMISEEAAQFYGFGQKEDSEFVPPRIEEDGNSISVSSKMEESPVWPELPTANKESETHKQLELKSAKESDDGVLFREISPDPARSRPVSDLVKENIQLHEKRLHQDWSKPSGVKCDEQGQSVKVAQMKATFDSPQKSPDKALERKPSTRKDMKGVVRKSKFRHVFGQTVKNDQCYDDIRVSRVTWDSSFCAVNPKFVAIIIEASGGGAFLVLPLHKTGRIDKACPTVCGHTGPVLDIDWCPHNDQVIASSAEDCSVMVWQIPEHGLLTPMSEPAVELKGHSKRVGIITWHPTARNVLLSAGCDNIIMIWNVGTGEALITLDDMHPDMIYNVCWNRNGSLICTTCKDKSVRVIDPRKEEIVEEKEKAHDGARPMRAIFLKDGKILTTGFNRRSERQIALWDPQNIEEPMAMHCMDASNGVLLPFYDPDTNMVYLCGKGDSSIRYFEITDEDPYVHFLSSYVTKESQRGMGCMPKRGLDVNKCEIARYYKLLERKCEPIVMTVPRKSDLFQDDLYPDTAGPESALEAEEWAEGKNGDPILISLKNGYVPTKSREFKVVKKNILDAKVATSTENSSSSFQNTSSKSDGKLDELLKEMRSLKDLVSSQEKRLVALEEQMSKIAI from the exons ATGGGACAGACGCAAGAAAAATTAGAAGGAGAACAAACCATTGCTGACGGATTGGAGGACGCGCACCCTAACTGTTGCCAGTCTGACACTTCTGCCGATGATGTCATGAAGGCAAGAAGTGCCTGTGAAGAGAAGGCCGGCAACatagaagaaaaaggaaatacaTTGGAGACAGATGCGGAAAAATTGACCGACAACCTGGTGCTGAAATCACctttaataaacaaatacatcaaCTTGTGGGCCAGAGGCTTTTCTGCAGACGAGGTAAACCAAGGAAATGGAATAGAAGACGGAGAAGAAGGAGGCAGGGCCGCTACGCTTTTACCAcctagcaaaaaacaaaaagctagTGTAACCACAGAAGAAAGAGCTCAGATATATAGCCAGTTTGATACGAATCAGATAGAAGAGAAGAGTACAGAGAAAGAGTTTGAAGACTCTTCCAACATGGAGGACCAAGGTGAGGGCAGCCAAAACCAGCATGAGTTCTATGGGAACAGTGGATCCACATGGGATTCAAACTCTTTACCCCTACGCGTGGATAAATACGAAACCAACAATACATTGAGTCCAGCGTCAGCCACCGAACCCGGTTTAATCTTGGATAAACTGCTGAGGAGAAACCGAAAGGACATTTGTCCCGCTCTGGAGAAAATAAAGGATATGGAAAGTGATGACATGGACATGGAGTTGGATTTGCCCACATGTGGCGCTACAGCAACAGTCATCAGCACCGAGGAAAGAAACATGGCAGAATATTTGACCCGGAGCATTTTATCGTCTTCTACAATCAAAGCGACTCAAGGTGACTTTGAAGTGGCAGGACCCGCTGCCCACgtcaacaaaaaatccaaaatttcCAAAAGCGATGAAGTGACCAAATCGACAAAGGCACTTAGCAGCAAGACAATCACTCCTAATCTAGTCGCTTTGAACAGTTTAGAATGTAATACTCTTCACGAAAGAGAGTCATGTGAAGTCACGTGTATGATTAGTGAGGAAGCCGCACAATTCTACGGCTTCGGCCAAAAGGAAGATTCCGAATTTGTTCCTCCCAGAATAGAGGAAGATGGCAACTCAATTTCCGTCAGCTCCAAGATGGAAGAAAGCCCCGTGTGGCCAGAGCTTCCCACGGCCAACAAAGAAAGTGAAACGCACAAGCAGCTCGAGTTGAAATCTGCCAAAGAAAGCGACGATGGCGTTTTATTCCGAGAAATATCCCCCGACCCCGCCAGGTCCAGGCCTGTCTCGGATCTGGTTAAAGAAAACATACAGCTGCACGAGAAGCGACTGCACCAGGATTGGTCCAAGCCTTCTGGGGTCAAATGCGACGAGCAAGGTCAATCCGTCAAGGTGGCGCAGATGAAAGCCACTTTTGACTCGCCTCAAAAATCCCCAGACAAAGCCTTGGAGAGGAAGCCGTCTACTAGAAAAG ATATGAAAGGAGTCGTACGGAAGAGCAAATTCCGGCATGTCTTTGGCCAGACGGTGAAAAATGATCAGTGTTACGATGATATCCGAGTGTCAAGGGTCACGTGGGATAGCTCATTCTGTGCCGTAAACCCCAAATTTGTTGCCATAATCATTGAAGCCAGTGGTGGCGGCGCTTTCCTAGTTCTTCCGCTTCATAAG ACGGGACGTATCGACAAAGCCTGCCCAACAGTATGCGGTCACACTGGTCCTGTGTTAGATATTGATTGGTGCCCCCACAATGATCAAGTCATTGCCAGTAGCGCTGAGGACTGCTCAGTGATG GTGTGGCAAATTCCTGAGCATGGACTTTTAACTCCCATGTCTGAACCAGCCGTGGAACTGAAAGGTCACTCCAAGCGTGTCGGCATAATCACATGGCACCCTACAGCTCGCAATGTTCTTCTTAGTGCAG GTTGTGACAACATAATCATGATCTGGAATGTGGGCACTGGTGAGGCCCTGATCACCTTAGACGATATGCATCCAGATATGATTTACAACGTTTGCTGGAATCGCAACGGCAGTCTCATATGCACCACATGCAAGGACAAGTCTGTCCGTGTTATTGATCCTCGCAAAGAGGAAATTGTTGAA gaaaaagaaaaagcgcACGACGGTGCTCGTCCCATGAGGGCTATTTTCCTGAAGGATGGCAAAATCCTCACCACAGGTTTCAACCGTAGGAGTGAAAGACAGATCGCCCTCTGGGACCCG CAAAACATAGAGGAGCCAATGGCTATGCATTGCATGGATGCCAGCAATGGAGTGCTCCTACCCTTCTATGACCCAGACACGAACATGGTTTACCTCTGTGGAAAG GGGGACAGCAGCATCCGCTACTTTGAAATCACAGACGAGGATCCGTATGTTCACTTTCTTAGCAGCTATGTCACAAAAGAGTCTCAAAGGGGCATGGGCTGCATGCCAAAGAGGGGCCTTGATGTCAACAAGTGTGAAATCGCTAG ATACTATAAACTGCTTGAAAGGAAGTGTGAGCCTATTGTGATGACTGTACCAAGAAAG TCTGACCTGTTTCAGGATGATTTGTACCCTGACACTGCCGGGCCCGAGTCAGCCCTGGAAGCCGAGGAGTGGGCTGAGGGCAAGAATGGAGATCCCATCCTCATCTCCctaaaaaatggctatgtcccaaCAAAGAGCCGTGAATTCAAGGTGGtcaaaaagaatattttagATGCTAAGGTGGCCACAAGCACAGAGAACTCCTCCTCGAGTTTTCAGAATACATCAAGT AAATCAGACGGCAAGCTGGATGAGCTTTTGAAAGAAATGAGATCCCTTAAGGACTTGGTCAGCAGTCAGGAGAAGCGACTTGTCGCACTTGAAGAGCAAATGTCCAAAATTGCTATTTAA
- the LOC144215484 gene encoding coronin-1C-A-like isoform X2, whose amino-acid sequence MKGVVRKSKFRHVFGQTVKNDQCYDDIRVSRVTWDSSFCAVNPKFVAIIIEASGGGAFLVLPLHKTGRIDKACPTVCGHTGPVLDIDWCPHNDQVIASSAEDCSVMVWQIPEHGLLTPMSEPAVELKGHSKRVGIITWHPTARNVLLSAGCDNIIMIWNVGTGEALITLDDMHPDMIYNVCWNRNGSLICTTCKDKSVRVIDPRKEEIVEEKEKAHDGARPMRAIFLKDGKILTTGFNRRSERQIALWDPQNIEEPMAMHCMDASNGVLLPFYDPDTNMVYLCGKGDSSIRYFEITDEDPYVHFLSSYVTKESQRGMGCMPKRGLDVNKCEIARYYKLLERKCEPIVMTVPRKSDLFQDDLYPDTAGPESALEAEEWAEGKNGDPILISLKNGYVPTKSREFKVVKKNILDAKVATSTENSSSSFQNTSSKSDGKLDELLKEMRSLKDLVSSQEKRLVALEEQMSKIAI is encoded by the exons ATGAAAGGAGTCGTACGGAAGAGCAAATTCCGGCATGTCTTTGGCCAGACGGTGAAAAATGATCAGTGTTACGATGATATCCGAGTGTCAAGGGTCACGTGGGATAGCTCATTCTGTGCCGTAAACCCCAAATTTGTTGCCATAATCATTGAAGCCAGTGGTGGCGGCGCTTTCCTAGTTCTTCCGCTTCATAAG ACGGGACGTATCGACAAAGCCTGCCCAACAGTATGCGGTCACACTGGTCCTGTGTTAGATATTGATTGGTGCCCCCACAATGATCAAGTCATTGCCAGTAGCGCTGAGGACTGCTCAGTGATG GTGTGGCAAATTCCTGAGCATGGACTTTTAACTCCCATGTCTGAACCAGCCGTGGAACTGAAAGGTCACTCCAAGCGTGTCGGCATAATCACATGGCACCCTACAGCTCGCAATGTTCTTCTTAGTGCAG GTTGTGACAACATAATCATGATCTGGAATGTGGGCACTGGTGAGGCCCTGATCACCTTAGACGATATGCATCCAGATATGATTTACAACGTTTGCTGGAATCGCAACGGCAGTCTCATATGCACCACATGCAAGGACAAGTCTGTCCGTGTTATTGATCCTCGCAAAGAGGAAATTGTTGAA gaaaaagaaaaagcgcACGACGGTGCTCGTCCCATGAGGGCTATTTTCCTGAAGGATGGCAAAATCCTCACCACAGGTTTCAACCGTAGGAGTGAAAGACAGATCGCCCTCTGGGACCCG CAAAACATAGAGGAGCCAATGGCTATGCATTGCATGGATGCCAGCAATGGAGTGCTCCTACCCTTCTATGACCCAGACACGAACATGGTTTACCTCTGTGGAAAG GGGGACAGCAGCATCCGCTACTTTGAAATCACAGACGAGGATCCGTATGTTCACTTTCTTAGCAGCTATGTCACAAAAGAGTCTCAAAGGGGCATGGGCTGCATGCCAAAGAGGGGCCTTGATGTCAACAAGTGTGAAATCGCTAG ATACTATAAACTGCTTGAAAGGAAGTGTGAGCCTATTGTGATGACTGTACCAAGAAAG TCTGACCTGTTTCAGGATGATTTGTACCCTGACACTGCCGGGCCCGAGTCAGCCCTGGAAGCCGAGGAGTGGGCTGAGGGCAAGAATGGAGATCCCATCCTCATCTCCctaaaaaatggctatgtcccaaCAAAGAGCCGTGAATTCAAGGTGGtcaaaaagaatattttagATGCTAAGGTGGCCACAAGCACAGAGAACTCCTCCTCGAGTTTTCAGAATACATCAAGT AAATCAGACGGCAAGCTGGATGAGCTTTTGAAAGAAATGAGATCCCTTAAGGACTTGGTCAGCAGTCAGGAGAAGCGACTTGTCGCACTTGAAGAGCAAATGTCCAAAATTGCTATTTAA
- the LOC144215485 gene encoding uncharacterized protein LOC144215485, which produces MPSRLLLPMAVVTLLSLCCGVVRGAPMFYNASMDGSGDDALEFLFPNFFSTRAPVQVSATTRNPEASDTPTLTNTITTTIIRLKDFVLTRVVDFLEDNLLIIVIVTSLLIVMVFIICCASAMSQKKKLEAYKVPPQAPGKHVAEKPAMHTVHRMPQEFQERPYAVDHVKRVQMQSNGSPKTQRVPSKALIGERGRDVRASPRQEVRKARDVEEVEKRREEPRYKEPMMRREEVQHTSSQPACTCHLKKSHY; this is translated from the coding sequence ATGCCATCCCGCTTGCTTCTCCCCATGGCCGTGGTGACCCTGTTGTCACTGTGCTGCGGTGTGGTCCGTGGCGCGCCCATGTTCTACAACGCATCCATGGATGGTAGCGGCGACGACGCCTTGGAGTTCCTCTTCCCAAATTTCTTCTCCACCCGTGCGCCGGTTCAAGTCAGCGCCACCACTCGTAATCCGGAAGCTTCGGACACGCCCACTCTCACCAACACCATCACCACGACCATCATCCGTCTGAAGGACTTTGTCCTCACCAGAGTGGTGGACTTTCTGGAGGATAATCTTCTCATTATTGTGATTGTGACCTCCCTCCTCATCGTCATGGTCTTCATCATCTGCTGCGCTTCCGCTATGAGTCAGAAGAAAAAGCTGGAGGCCTACAAGGTTCCTCCTCAAGCCCCCGGGAAGCACGTGGCGGAGAAACCAGCCATGCACACTGTTCATAGAATGCCTCAGGAGTTCCAGGAGAGGCCGTACGCCGTGGACCATGTCAAGAGGGTTCAGATGCAAAGCAATGGTTCGCCCAAGACCCAACGCGTGCCTTCCAAGGCTCTGATAGGAGAGAGAGGCAGGGACGTCAGGGCTTCACCACGCCAGGAGGTGAGAAAGGCCAGGGATGTGGAGGAAGTGGAGAAACGCAGAGAGGAGCCCAGGTACAAAGAGCCCATGATGCGTAGGGAGGAGGTGCAGCACACATCCAGTCAGCCTGCATGCACCTGCCACCTGAAGAAGTCCCACTACTAG
- the LOC144215448 gene encoding iron-sulfur cluster assembly scaffold protein IscU-like produces MAMALRKSSLLLNTRLLSSELQIVSSYHKKVVDHYENPRNVGSLDKNAKNVGTGLVGAPACGDVMKLQVEVDENGKILDAKFKTFGCGSAIASSSLATEWVKGKSIDEALRIKNTDIAKELCLPPVKLHCSMLAEDAIKAALSDYRIKQSKEKQSAEAIN; encoded by the exons ATGGCGATGGCCTTACGAAAGTCTTCGTTGTTGTTGAACACAAGGTTGCTGTCATCGGAGCTCCAAATCGTCTCATCCTACCACAAGAAG GTGGTGGATCACTACGAAAACCCAAGAAATGTGGGATCATTggataaaaatgccaaaaatgtgGGGACTGGTTTAGTGGGTGCACCAGCCTGTGGTGACGTTATGAAACTCCAG GTGGAAGTCGATGAAAACGGTAAGATCTTGGATGccaaatttaagacatttggtTGTGGATCAGCCATTGCTTCCAGCTCTCTGGCTACCGAGTGGGTGAAAGGGAAGTCT ATTGATGAAGCATTGAGGATCAAGAACACAGACATTGCTAAAGAACTCTGCCTTCCGCCGGTCAAGCTTCATTGTTCCA TGCTCGCAGAAGATGCCATAAAAGCAGCTCTATCGGACTACAGAATAAAGCAAAGCAAGGAGAAGCAGAGTGCTGAAGCCATCAATTAA
- the LOC144215445 gene encoding spliceosome associated factor 3, U4/U6 recycling protein-like yields the protein MAAESDAESTHLQAMEEDDAAMDERELESESDGDQGMGVDDSDDDDETSEDEKENEAEIQRLEEQLSINAFDYNCHVDLIKLLKHEGELLRLRKARQKMSELFPLTEEIWLDWLKDEIRMTEEEPNRERVNELFERAVKDYLCPDIWLEYAQYSIGGMGSPGGIERVRTIFERAITAVGLHMTKGQTVWEAYREFENVILATVQPPPGKIPSPEEQEQLNKQLQRIHTLFRRQLGLPLMDMEATYAEYEEWSDQETSEKVLYLYKSALQQKEKYKPLEESLLVAETPKLAEYQAYIDFETKEGDPARIQMAFERTLVENCLVPDMWAKYTTYLDRQLKIKDLVLSTHDRAVRNCPWTMGLWKCYLQAQERHGCSHQTISDLFEKALNAGFIQATDYVEIWQVYLDYLRRRVDFSQESSKELEELRGSFTRCLDYIKQDVEERFGESGDPSCNLMQIWARIEALHCKNIQKARELWDSIMTKGNARYANMWLEYYNLEKAYGDSVHCRKALHRAVQCTSDYPEHVCEVLLTFERVEGSLEDWDLAVLKTETRLNRVKEQRAKVAEKEAVQVQQEEEQIEQRRKSRAEKKTQKKVQKRAPFAEKRKAEHGLEQDEWIANAEQAPKRHRGNGEQSRDEHMETEMAHIGKKAPPGYKGSAPSMPKAQQANAQKESDDKSELRNDDSSVFVSNLSYTLQEPEDKLRTLFETCGPIKQIRLISSNKGTFKGYGYVQFEGLESVTKALKLDRQEVDGRPVFVSPCVDKTRNPDFKVFKYNTTMEKHKIFIQGLPFSCTKEQLEEISKKHGTIKEVRLVTFRSGKPKGLAYVEFANEAQASQAVLKMDGVEIEGKKISVAISNPPRRHQSKDGGPSRANAVEPLPFPGHGGRGRGRTQLSLLPRSLNRQSGPTSKVENGTTCGESHESAKPLSNADFAKMLLKK from the exons ATGGCAGCGGAGAGCGACGCAGAGTCTACGCATTTGCAAGCTATGGAGGAGGACGACGCTGCGATGGACGAGCGAGAATTGGAATCGGAAAGCGATGGCGATCAAGGCATGGGAGTCGACGATTCAGACGACGATGATGAGACGTCAGAAGACGAGAAGGAAAATGAAGCCGAAATACAACGATTGGAAGAGCAG TTATCGATCAACGCCTTTGACTACAACTGCCACGTTGATCTCATCAAACTACTGAAACATGAGGGGGAGCTTCTCCGGCTGCGAAAGGCCAGACAGAAGATGAGTGAACTTTTTCCTCTCACAGAAG AGATCTGGCTCGATTGGCTCAAGGATGAGATTCGTATGACTGAAGAAGAACCAAACCGAGAAAGAGTGAACGAGCTTTTTGAAAGAGCTGTTAAAGACTATCTTT GTCCAGACATCTGGCTGGAATATGCTCAGTATTCTATCGGTGGCATGGGATCGCCCGGCGGCATTGAACGGGTGAGGACCATCTTCGAGAGAGCCATCACAGCTGTTGGGCTTCACATGACTAAAGGGCAAACAGTGTGGGAGGCGTACAGAGAATTTGAgaatgtgattttggccacagtACAG CCTCCTCCTGGCAAAATTCCCAGCCCCGAGGAGCAGGAGCAGCTGAACAAGCAGCTTCAGCGCATCCATACGCTGTTTCGCCGCCAGCTAGGCCTTCCCTTAATGG ATATGGAGGCAACCTATGCCGAGTATGAAGAATGGTCCGACCAAGAGACATCTGAAAAAGTCTTGTATCTGTATAAAAGTGCTTTGCAGCAGAAGGAGAAGTACAAGCCTTTGGAAGAGTCGCTG CTGGTGGCAGAGACGCCAAAATTGGCCGAGTATCAGGCGTACATTGACTTTGAAACGAAGGAGGGGGACCCGGCCCGGATCCAGATGGCGTTTGAGCGGACTCTGGTTGAAAATTGCCTGGTACCGGACATGTGGGCAAAATACACCACATATCTT GACCGTCAACTAAAAATCAAAGATCTGGTTCTTTCAACCCACGATCGTGCTGTCAGAAACTGCCCGTGGACTATGGGTCTGTGGAAATGCTATTTGCAGGCTCAAGAGAGACACGGATGCTCTCATCAAAccatttcag ATTTGTTTGAAAAGGCTTTGAACGCCGGGTTCATTCAAGCTACGGATTATGTGGAGATCTGGCAAGTTTACCTCGACTACCTCAGGAGACGTGTCGATTTCAGCCAAG AGTCAAGTAAAGAGTTGGAGGAGCTACGAGGATCCTTTACCCGCTGTCTGGACTACATAAAACAAGATGTGGAAGAAA GGTTTGGGGAAAGTGGAGACCCTTCCTGTAACCTAATGCAGATTTGGGCAAGGATAGAG GCTCTGCATtgtaaaaacatccaaaaagcGAGAGAACTGTGGGACAGCATCATGACAAAAGGGAACGCCAGATATGCCAACATGTGGCTGGAATACTATAACCTCGAAAA AGCTTATGGCGATTCCGTTCACTGTCGAAAAGCGCTTCACCGAGCAGTCCAGTGCACCTCGGACTACCCAGAACATGTGTGCGAAGTCCTGCTCACCTTTGAAAGAGTGGAAG GATCTTTGGAGGACTGGGACTTGGCTGTCCTGAAAACCGAGACACGTCTGAACCGGGTCAAAGAACAACGAGCAAAG GTGGCAGAAAAAGAAGCTGTTCAGGTTCAGCAAGAGGAGGAACAAATTGAGCAGAGACGGAAATCCAGGGCAGAGAAGAAGACTCAGAAGAAGGTTCAAAAGAGGGCTCCATTTGCAGAGAAAAGGAAAGCGGAGCATGGACTCGAGCAGGATGAGTGGATTGCCAATGCAG AACAAGCTCCTAAACGGCACAGAGGAAATGGAGAGCAAAGCAGAGATGAACACATGGAGACTGAGATGGCACACATTGGGAAGAAAGCTCCTCCTGGCTATAAAGGTTCTGCACCTTCAATGCCCAAAGCCCAGCAGGCTAATGCCCAGAAGGAAAGCGACGATAAAAGCGAGCTTCGGAACGATGACAGCAGCGTGTTCGTCAGCAACCTGTCATACACGCTGCAAGAGCCCGAGGACAAGCTCAGGACACTCTTTGAGACGTGCGGACCCATTAAACAGATTCGTCTCATCTCTAGCAACAAAGGGACTTTTAAGGGCTACGGCTACGTGCAGTTCGAAGGCTTGGAATCTGTCACCAAAGCCCTAAAACTGGACAGACAGGAGGTGGATGGCAGGCCTGTGTTTGTGTCGCCTTGCGTCGACAAGACCAGGAACCCGGACTTCAAG GTATTCAAGTACAACACGACtatggaaaaacacaaaatcttcATCCAAGGGTTGCCATTTTCCTGCACAAAGGAGCAACTGGAAGAGATAAGCAAGAAACACGGCACCATTAAAGAAGTTCGTCTTGTCACGTTTCGCTCAGGAAAACCTAAG GGTTTGGCGTATGTCGAGTTTGCAAACGAAGCCCAAGCGTCTCAGGCCGTCTTGAAAATGGACGGCGTTGaaatagaggggaaaaaaatctctgtTGCCATTAGCAACCCTCCTCGTCGCCACCAGAGCAAAGACGGTGGACCGAGTCGAGCCAACGCGGTAGAGCCTCTCCCTTTCCCGGGCCACGGCGG GAGAGGGAGAGGACGCACACAGTTGTCATTGCTCCCTCGTTCTCTGAATCGCCAAAGTGGACCGACGAGCAAAGTGGAGAACGGGACTACGTGTGGTGAAAGCCACGAAAGTGCAAAGCCTTTGTCCAATGCAGACTTTGCTAAGATGCTTCTTAAGAAGTGA